One part of the Coffea eugenioides isolate CCC68of chromosome 10, Ceug_1.0, whole genome shotgun sequence genome encodes these proteins:
- the LOC113750309 gene encoding probable glucan 1,3-beta-glucosidase A yields the protein MATIKCFFILLSCFFSISNGRIPPAEFRVKAVNLGGWLVTEGWIKPSLFDGIHNKDLLDGTGIQFKSAKSGKYLSAETFKIGGSAKIVAKKTSAAEWETFKLWRVDSSNYNFRAANTQFLALGLDGKQFLSLITVAKDPTIWETFEIIRKADDLNRVRIKGLNGFFWQVKSEGVVTADWDRFNTTWGDDDPSVFLITTVGGYQGEYQVTNGYGPVTAPQVMKEHWNTYIVENDFKFIAENGLNAVRIPVGWWIASDPNPPKPFVGGSLQALDNAFLWAQKYGLKVIIDLHAAPGSQNGMEHSATRDGSLEWGLTDESIQQTVAVIDFLAARYAKNPSLLAVELLNEPLAPGVALDTLTRYYRDAYDAVRKHSSTAYVILSNRLGPADHTELFALASVLTKPVIDVHYYNLFSTIFTNMTVQQHIDYVKTNRTAELASITSPNGPKIFVGEWVAEWDVKGATRQDYQAFARAQLHAYEKATFGWAYWTLKNVKEHWSLEWMINNGYLKA from the exons ATGGCTACTATAAAATGTTTCTTCATCCTTCTTTCTTGCTTCTTTTCAATTTCAAATGGAAGGATCCCCCCAGCTGAGTTTCGAGTTAAAGCTGTAAATCTTGGAGGTTGGCTGGTCACAGAAGGCTGGATCAAACCATCCCTTTTCGACGGCATTCATAACAAAGATCTCTTG GATGGAACCGGGATCCAATTCAAGTCAGCAAAGTCTGGAAAATATCTTTCGGCGGAAACATTTAAAATAGGCGGAAGTGCCAAAATCGTTGCCAAGAAAACATCTGCTGCTGAATGGGAAACATTTAAA TTGTGGAGAGTCGATTCGAGCAATTATAATTTTCGGGCTGCCAACACTCAATTCTTGGCACTTGGCTTGGACGGCAAGCAATTTCTATCACTAATAACCGTGGCAAAAGATCCAACTATTTGGGAGACGTTTGAGATTATCAGAAAAGCTGATGATTTAAACCGTGTCCGAATTAAAGGACTAAATGGATTTTTCTGGCAG GTAAAATCAGAGGGGGTTGTTACTGCTGATTGGGATCGATTCAATACTACATGGGGAGACGATGATCCCTCAGTTTTCTTGATCACAACTGTGGGAGGATACCAGGGTGAATACCAAGTGACCAACGGATATGGTCCAGTCACGGCACCACAAGTGATGAAG GAACACTGGAATACATATATCGTGGAGAATGACTTCAAATTCATAGCAGAGAATGGATTGAATGCTGTAAGAATCCCAGTTGGGTGGTGGATAGCCAGTGACCCCAACCCCCCTAAGCCTTTTGTTGGTGGATCCTTGCAGGCCTTAGACAACGCCTTCTTGTGGGCTCA GAAATATGGCCTTAAGGTTATAATTGACCTACATGCTGCACCGGGTTCACAGAATGGTATGGAACACAGTGCCACCAGAGATGGTTCTCTAGAATGGGGGCTGACTGATGAAAGCATTCAACAAACAGTAGCCGTCATCGACTTCCTAGCCGCCAG GTATGCAAAGAACCCAAGCCTGTTAGCAGTTGAACTGCTGAATGAGCCTCTTGCACCGGGTGTTGCTTTGGACACCCTCACCCGCTACTATAGGGATGCTTATGATGCTGTCCGGAAGCACTCATCCACTGCTTACGTAATTCTGTCCAACCGACTTGGCCCTGCTGATCACACTGAGTTGTTTGCCCTCGCCAGCGTGCTCACCAAACCAGTTATTGACGTCCATTACTACAATCTCTTCTCTACCATCTTCACTAATATGACTGTTCAACAGCACATCGATTATGTCAAAACCAATCGGACAGCTGAATTGGCCAGTATCACATCACCAAATGGACCTAAAATCTTTGTGG GTGAATGGGTAGCTGAATGGGATGTCAAGGGAGCAACAAGACAAGATTACCAAGCATTTGCGAGAGCCCAATTGCATGCATATGAGAAAGCAACATTTGGATGGGCTTATTGGACTCTCAAGAACGTGAAGGAACACTGGAGTTTGGAATGGATGATCAACAATGGTTACCTCAAGGCTTGA
- the LOC113749643 gene encoding probable glucan 1,3-beta-glucosidase A, with the protein MKKLVAISCLSWLFLVSCSAVAGQDVPFKAANLGGWLVAEGWMTPDLFNGIPNKDLLDGTQVQLKSTMLNKYLTAENGGGSNLVANRDSASGWETFWLWRINENTFNLRVFNKQFVGLDNQGQGKNINAISTTPGNAETFQIVRKQDDPSRIRLRASNGLLVQAPSGSSVVADYGDTSDWGDQNPSVFQLNIVNTLRGEYQLTNGYGRDKAPQVLKDHWNNYIVEDDFKFMSDNGLNAVRIPVGWWIQYDQTPPAPFVGGSLQALDNAFSWAQKYNMKVIVDLHAVPGSQNGNEHSGTRDGFAEWGDSYVQRTVDVIDFLAKRYANRPSLGAIELMNEPNAAIVQFSALSDYYKKGYDAVRKYTSTAYVILSARLGDASDKEFLSLAGGLDRSVIDVHYYNLFSDQFNNMDEQQNIDYIRNDRAAQLQEVTQSNGRPLSFVGEWTAAMAKDNQDMEAYRRYAQAQLDVYGKATFGWAYWSYKCEPCGMWSLRRMILGGLFKL; encoded by the exons ATGAAGAAACTAGTTGCCATCTCTTGCTTGTCATGGCTGTTCTTGGTTTCTTGTAGCGCTGTTGCAGGCCAAGATGTGCCATTCAAAGCAGCAAATTTAGGTGGTTGGCTGGTAGCTGAGGGATGGATGACTCCAGACCTCTTTAATGGCATTCCCAATAAAGACCTCCTG GATGGAACACAAGTGCAACTGAAGTCGACAATGCTCAACAAGTATCTGACAGCAGAGAACGGTGGTGGATCAAATTTAGTTGCTAACCGCGATAGTGCCTCTGGCTGGGAAACTTTCTGG TTATGGAGGATTAATGAGAATACCTTCAACCTCAGGGTGTTCAATAAGCAGTTTGTGGGACTGGACAATCAAGGTCAGGGAAAGAATATAAATGCAATATCTACTACACCTGGAAATGCTGAAACGTTTCAGATTGTAAGGAAACAAGATGATCCATCCAGAATACGCCTTAGAGCCTCGAACGGGCTCTTGGTTCAG GCTCCCAGTGGATCCTCAGTGGTGGCAGATTATGGAGACACTTCAGATTGGGGGGATCAAAATCCATCTGTTTTCCAATTGAATATTGTCAACACATTAAGGGGCGAATACCAACTTACAAACGGATATGGGCGGGATAAAGCTCCTCAAGTGTTGAAG GATCACTGGAATAATTACATTGTGGAGGACGATTTCAAGTTTATGTCCGATAATGGTCTGAATGCTGTTAGAATTCCAGTTGGGTGGTGGATCCAGTATGATCAGACACCACCAGCACCATTTGTTGGAGGTTCCTTACAAGCGTTAGACAATGCTTTCTCATGGGCACA GAAGTACAATATGAAGGTGATAGTGGACCTCCATGCGGTTCCAGGATCACAAAATGGGAATGAGCATAGTGGAACTAGAGATGGATTTGCAGAATGGGGAGATTCTTATGTACAGAGAACTGTGGATGTCATAGACTTCCTTGCGAAAAG GTATGCTAATCGTCCAAGTCTTGGAGCGATAGAGTTAATGAACGAACCTAATGCAGCAATTGTCCAATTTTCTGCTTTAAGCGACTACTACAAGAAAGGTTATGACGCTGTAAGGAAGTATACTTCCACGGCTTATGTCATATTGTCAGCTAGATTGGGAGATGCTTCCGACAAGGAGTTCCTTTCTCTTGCTGGTGGCCTTGATCGCTCTGTCATAGACGTTCATTACTATAACCTCTTTTCAGACCAGTTCAACAACATGGATGAACAACAGAATATTGATTATATTCGCAATGATAGGGCTGCACAACTGCAGGAAGTGACTCAAAGCAATGGTCGTCCTTTAAGCTTTGTTG GGGAATGGACAGCAGCAATGGCAAAAGACAATCAAGACATGGAAGCCTACAGGAGATATGCACAAGCTCAGCTGGATGTTtatggaaaagctacatttgGGTGGGCTTACTGGTCATACAAGTGCGAACCCTGTGGGATGTGGAGCCTTCGACGGATGATTCTAGGAGGCCTTTTTAAACTGTAA
- the LOC113750308 gene encoding probable glucan 1,3-beta-glucosidase A, which yields MTALQYSQIVTFFLLFCFFISVSHGRVPPAGADFRVKAVNLGGWLVTEGWIKPSLFDGIPNKDFLDGTGLQFKSVAVGKYLAAETGGGTIVVANRTSASGWETFKLWRINETTFNFRVFNKQFVGLDKAGNGINIVAVASTPGVWETFQIVRKSDDVNRVRIRASNGFFLQVKTEELVTADFQGNGTWADDDPSVFLITSAGGYQGEFQVTNGYGPVKAPLVMGEHWRTFIVEDDFKFVAGNGLNAVRIPVGWWIACGPNPPKPFVAGALRALDNAFFWARKYGLKVIIDLHAAPGSQNPWEHSGTRDGSQEWGLTDDSINQTVAVIDFLTARYAKSPSLLAVELLNEPLSPGVSLDTLSKYYKAGYDAVRRHSSTAYVILSNRLGPADSTELIPFASGLTRSVIDVHYYNLFSDVYSNLTVQQNIDIIQTNRTAQLARITSANGPLVFVGEWVAEWEVSGAAKEDYQRFAAAQLQVYGRATFGWAYWTLKNVVNHWSLEWMIKNGYIKL from the exons ATGACCGCCTTACAATATAGCCAAATAGTCACCTTCTTCCTcctcttttgtttcttcatatCAGTTTCTCATGGAAGGGTTCCCCCAGCTGGAGCTGACTTTCGAGTTAAAGCCGTTAATCTCGGAGGTTGGCTGGTCACAGAAGGCTGGATCAAACCATCCCTTTTCGACGGCATTCCCAACAAAGATTTTTTG GATGGAACCGGGTTACAGTTCAAGTCAGTAGCGGTTGGAAAGTATCTCGCAGCAGAAACAGGTGGAGGTACAATCGTAGTTGCAAACAGAACATCTGCTTCTGGATGGGAAACGTTCAAA TTGTGGAGGATTAACGAGACCACATTTAATTTCCGGGTTTTTAACAAACAATTCGTGGGATTAGACAAAGCCGGCAATGGAATTAATATCGTAGCCGTTGCAAGTACACCAGGAGTATGGGAGACATTTCAGATCGTCAGAAAATCGGATGATGTAAACCGTGTCCGGATTCGAGCATCAAATGGATTTTTCTTGCAG GTAAAGACAGAGGAACTTGTTACTGCTGATTTTCAAGGAAATGGCACATGGGCAGACGATGATCCCTCAGTTTTCTTGATTACATCCGCTGGAGGATACCAGGGTGAATTTCAAGTAACCAACGGCTATGGCCCAGTCAAGGCACCACTAGTCATGGGG GAACACTGGAGGACATTTATAGTGGAGGATGACTTCAAATTCGTAGCAGGGAATGGATTGAATGCTGTGAGAATTCCAGTTGGGTGGTGGATTGCCTGTGGCCCCAATCCCCCTAAACCTTTTGTGGCTGGAGCCTTGCGCGCCTTAGACAACGCCTTCTTCTGGGCTCG GAAATATGGCCTTAAGGTCATAATTGATCTACATGCCGCACCGGGCTCTCAAAATCCCTGGGAACACAGTGGCACTAGAGATGGTTCTCAAGAATGGGGATTGACCGATGACAGCATTAACCAGACAGTGGCCGTCATAGACTTCCTAACTGCTAG atatgcAAAGAGCCCAAGTCTATTAGCAGTTGAGCTACTGAATGAGCCTCTTTCACCGGGGGTTTCTCTGGACACCCTTTCCAAGTACTATAAGGCTGGTTATGATGCAGTCCGCAGGCACTCTTCCACTGCTTATGTAATATTGTCCAACCGATTAGGCCCTGCTGATAGCACGGAGCTGATTCCTTTCGCCAGTGGGCTCACCAGATCTGTTATTGATGTCCATTACTACAATCTTTTTTCCGATGTATACAGCAATTTGACTGTTCAACAGAACATTGATATTATACAAACCAATAGGACAGCTCAATTGGCCAGAATCACATCAGCAAATGGACCTCTTGTTTTTGTTG GTGAATGGGTAGCTGAATGGGAAGTTAGTGGCGCCGCtaaagaagattaccaaaggtttGCAGCAGCACAATTGCAAGTGTATGGGCGAGCAACATTTGGATGGGCTTATTGGACTCTTAAAAATGTTGTTAACCACTGGAGTTTGGAGTGGATGATCAAAAATGGTTACATCAAGCTTTAA